A genomic window from Camelina sativa cultivar DH55 chromosome 2, Cs, whole genome shotgun sequence includes:
- the LOC104757365 gene encoding glutathione S-transferase T3-like, with amino-acid sequence MSSYTPFSQSSSYLELLNSQGESHNQQNSPYESFSSPGDNVAPEVPPWSSQESQDVPLSQETPVRKERKKWNPADDEILISAWLNTSKDPIIANQQKGGSFWQRVNKYYADTPHAVANGEQGMNINCKQRWFRINECVNKFCGAYAAAERLNSSGHSENDVLKMAHDIYFAEQNMKFTMEHCWLMLRFEQKWINLNAINNAPTSVRTKRKPAAASQSEEASQSEAASQSEPPSHSEPASQSESTHSEQVFEERPQGVKAAKAKRNNAKGKALAEYKSMFEVKRVDMAEKEKLQKLGILDTLLAKPEPLGEVDQLIKDKIVAQYF; translated from the coding sequence atgaGTTCTTACACTCCATTTAGTCAGTCCTCTAGTTATTTAGAGCTTCTAAACAGTCAAGGAGAGTCGCATAACCAACAAAACTCTCCTTATGAGAGTTTTTCATCGCCAGGCGACAATGTAGCTCCTGAAGTACCTCCTTGGAGCTCTCAAGAGTCGCAGGATGTACCTCTTTCTCAAGAGACCCCTGTTaggaaggaaagaaagaaatggaaTCCGGCGGATGATGAAATTCTCATCAGTGCGTGGCTGAACACGTCCAAGGACCCGATCATTGCCAATCAACAGAAGGGAGGAAGCTTTTGGCAGAGGGTAAACAAATATTATGCGGACACTCCCCATGCTGTGGCTAATGGTGAACAGGGGATGAACATTAACTGTAAGCAAAGGTGGTTTAGGATCAATGAGTGCGTCAACAAGTTTTGCGGGGCTTATGCAGCAGCAGAGAGGCTCAACAGCAGTGGACACTCAGAGAATGATGTACTAAAGATGGCTCACGACATCTACTTCGCTGAACAAAATATGAAGTTTACAATGGAGCATTGCTGGTTAATGTTAAGGTTTGAGCAGAAGTGGATCAACCTGAACGCTATAAACAATGCTCCCACCTCGGTcagaacaaagaggaaaccgGCTGCAGCTTCACAATCCGAGGAAGCTTCACAATCCGAGGCAGCTTCACAATCCGAGCCACCTTCACATTCCGAGCCAGCTTCACAATCCGAGTCAACACACAGTGAGCAAGTGTTTGAGGAAAGGCCTCAAGGTGTGAAGGCTGCAAAGGCCAAGAGGAACAATGCTAAGGGGAAGGCTCTCGCTGAGTACAAGAGTATGTTCGAAGTAAAGAGGGTGGACATGGCTGAAAAAGAGAAGCTACAGAAGCTTGGCATATTAGACACACTTCTTGCGAAACCAGAGCCACTTGGTGAAGTTGATCAACTTATCAAGGATAAGATAGTGGCTCAGTATTTCTAA
- the LOC104742264 gene encoding uncharacterized protein LOC104742264, producing the protein MGHDYSYSQPDSSDQYDQYSNDTEQREIEALIRMDEAESSFMNSQARVYPPQPEVEFGFPKVCYCGGQPLLSTSNNRRFFTCGNIDDGEMHIHKWWDEAVMEEMREMGNQCEVLSQKVDNLALSTDYGSHMSDETEQKLSRIEKEVFEIGKIRNRLIIGFELIALVAIVGMALVAYVLARSHGST; encoded by the exons ATGGGCCACGACTACAGCTACTCTCAGCCTGATTCCTCAGATCAATATGATCAATACTCAAACGACACTGAGCAAAGGGAAATAGAAGCTTTGATTCGGATGGATGAGGCTGAGAGTAGTTTCATGAATTCGCAGGCGAGAGTTTACCCTCCTCAACCTGAGGTTGAGTTCGGATTCCCGAAGGTTTGCTACTGTGGTGGTCAGCCCCTCTTATCTACAAGTAACAATAGACG GTTCTTCACATGTGGGAATATTGATGATGGAGAGATGCATATTCACAAGTGGTGGGATGAAGCTGTcatggaggagatgagagagatgggCAATCAATGTGAAGTTTTGTCTCAGAAGGTAGATAACTTAGCATTATCGACTGACTACGGATCACACATGAGTGATGAAACAGAGCAGAAACTGTCACGGATCGAGAAGGAAGTTTTTGAGATAGGGAAGATCCGAAATAGGTTAATAATTGGTTTTGAATTGATAGCTTTGGTAGCAATAGTAGGTATGGCATTGGTAGCTTATGTTTTGGCTAGGTCTCACGGATCAACATGA